One stretch of Streptomyces sp. R21 DNA includes these proteins:
- a CDS encoding acetate--CoA ligase family protein, producing the protein MLGSTHGTLTTDSRRARVIACGEQPSPVVHGRPAEVDDLDVSGRPLYAGVPDLDRFFRPESVAVIGASDAEGRPNTGITRQLIAWAERVGARLHPVHPTRPSVFGIPCLPSVADLPEQVDLAVLLVADPLPVIEELAEAKVKFAVAFASGFAETGTEGAAAQERLAAAVRRSGLRLLGPNTNLNAFEKFRDDLDGPAIALITQSGHQGRPVYALQELGVRLSHWAPTGNEADLETADFISYFAERPEVGAIACYVEGLKDGRSFLLAADRAARRGVPVVAVKVGRTETGARTAASHTGKLTGADTVVDAAMRQYGVIRVDGLDELQDTAALLARARPPEADGVVVYSISGGTGAHFSDLATEAGLSLPTLSDTKQAELHQWIPEYLNVANPVDNGGHPVGDWRGRKIIDALLADPAVGVLICPITGPFPPMSDKLAQDLVDAAEQTDKLVCVVWGSPVGTEAAYRETLLGSSRVATFRTFANCITAVRAHLDHARFAASYRSPFDEAPRTVSPSFRKAQALMRPGQQLSEHAAKQLLRTYGIRVPREQLVTSAAAAVRAASLVGYPVVMKASGAQIAHKTELGLVKVGLTSASQVRDAYRELTDIARYDEISLDGVLVCQMVERGVEMVVGVTHDALFGPTVTVGLGGVLVEVLRDVAVRVPPFGEDQARSMLAELRGRALLGGVRGGPPVDVDALVEVVLRVQRMALELGDDIAELDINPLMVLPRGQGAVALDAMAVCR; encoded by the coding sequence ATGCTTGGATCAACCCACGGCACCCTCACCACCGACTCCCGCCGGGCCCGGGTCATCGCCTGCGGCGAGCAGCCCTCACCGGTCGTGCACGGACGACCGGCCGAGGTGGACGACCTCGACGTCAGCGGACGCCCGCTGTACGCCGGCGTACCCGATCTGGACCGGTTCTTCCGCCCCGAATCCGTGGCCGTCATCGGCGCCTCGGACGCCGAGGGACGGCCGAACACCGGCATCACCAGGCAGCTGATCGCCTGGGCCGAGCGGGTCGGCGCCCGACTGCACCCGGTGCACCCCACGCGGCCGTCCGTCTTCGGCATACCCTGCCTCCCTTCCGTCGCGGACCTGCCTGAGCAGGTGGACTTGGCCGTGCTCCTTGTCGCCGACCCGCTTCCCGTCATCGAGGAGCTGGCCGAGGCCAAGGTGAAGTTCGCGGTCGCCTTCGCCTCCGGGTTCGCCGAGACCGGGACGGAGGGCGCCGCCGCGCAGGAACGGCTCGCCGCCGCCGTCCGCCGCTCGGGCCTCCGGCTGCTCGGACCGAACACCAACCTCAACGCCTTCGAGAAGTTCCGCGACGACCTCGACGGTCCGGCCATCGCGCTGATCACCCAGTCCGGGCACCAGGGCCGCCCGGTCTACGCGTTGCAGGAGCTGGGCGTGCGCCTCTCGCACTGGGCGCCCACCGGCAACGAGGCCGACCTGGAGACCGCCGACTTCATCTCCTACTTCGCCGAGCGGCCCGAGGTCGGCGCGATCGCCTGCTACGTCGAGGGGCTGAAGGACGGCCGCTCCTTTCTGCTCGCCGCCGACCGCGCCGCCCGCCGCGGCGTCCCCGTCGTCGCCGTCAAGGTCGGCCGCACCGAGACCGGCGCCCGGACCGCCGCCTCACACACCGGCAAGCTGACCGGCGCCGACACGGTCGTCGACGCGGCGATGCGGCAGTACGGCGTGATCCGCGTCGACGGACTCGACGAACTCCAGGACACCGCGGCCCTGTTGGCGCGGGCACGGCCGCCGGAGGCCGACGGGGTCGTCGTCTATTCGATCTCGGGCGGCACGGGCGCGCACTTCTCGGACCTGGCGACCGAGGCGGGACTGTCCCTGCCCACCCTGTCCGACACCAAGCAGGCCGAACTGCACCAGTGGATACCCGAGTACCTGAACGTCGCCAACCCCGTCGACAACGGCGGGCACCCGGTCGGTGACTGGCGCGGCCGGAAGATCATCGACGCACTCCTCGCCGACCCGGCCGTCGGCGTCCTGATCTGCCCGATCACCGGGCCCTTCCCGCCGATGAGCGACAAGCTCGCGCAGGACCTGGTGGACGCGGCGGAGCAGACGGACAAGCTGGTGTGCGTGGTGTGGGGGTCGCCGGTCGGCACCGAGGCCGCATACCGCGAGACGCTGCTCGGTTCGTCCCGGGTCGCCACCTTCCGCACCTTCGCCAACTGCATCACGGCCGTGCGCGCCCACCTGGACCACGCCCGGTTCGCCGCCTCCTACCGCTCCCCCTTCGACGAGGCGCCCCGCACCGTCTCGCCCTCCTTCCGCAAGGCGCAGGCGCTGATGCGTCCGGGGCAGCAGCTGAGCGAGCACGCGGCGAAGCAGCTGCTGCGCACGTACGGCATCCGGGTGCCGCGCGAGCAGCTGGTGACCAGCGCGGCCGCGGCCGTCCGCGCGGCGAGCCTCGTCGGCTACCCCGTCGTGATGAAGGCCTCCGGCGCGCAGATCGCCCACAAGACCGAACTCGGCCTGGTGAAGGTCGGGTTGACCTCCGCCAGCCAGGTCAGGGACGCCTATCGCGAACTGACCGACATCGCGCGCTACGACGAGATCTCGCTCGACGGAGTCCTCGTGTGCCAGATGGTCGAGCGGGGCGTCGAGATGGTCGTGGGCGTCACGCACGACGCGCTCTTCGGGCCGACCGTGACCGTCGGCCTCGGGGGCGTCCTCGTGGAGGTGCTGCGGGACGTGGCCGTCCGCGTGCCGCCCTTCGGCGAGGACCAGGCCCGCTCCATGCTGGCCGAACTGCGCGGGCGGGCGCTGCTCGGCGGGGTCCGCGGCGGCCCGCCCGTCGACGTCGACGCGCTCGTCGAGGTCGTGCTCCGTGTCCAGCGCATGGCCCTCGAACTCGGCGACGACATCGCGGAGCTGGACATCAACCCCCTGATGGTGCTGCCCCGCGGGCAGGGCGCGGTGGCGCTGGACGCGATGGCGGTGTGCCGCTGA
- a CDS encoding flavin-containing monooxygenase: protein MADSTASPTHRAVPSHEDRPVYVIGGGPGGLSAAHALRAQGIRAVVLEKSDRVGASWRRHYDRLHLHTTRRLSALPGLPMPRSFGRWVSRDNVVRYLEKYAEHHELDVVTGVEVSRIEPAPDGSGWLLHATGGRELTGSAVVVATGYNHTPHVPDWPGRDSYTGELLHAGEYRNAKPFAGHDVLVVGVGNTGAEIAVDLVEGGASRVRLAVRTAPHIVRRSTAGWAAQFTGILVRRLPVRLVDRLAGPMAKLSVPDLSAQGLPRPDTGLYSRVNEGSIPVQDVGLIDAVRKGSVEVVAAVDGFEDGKVLLADGSRIGPETVIAATGYLRALEDVVGHLGVLDERGRPVVHGARTPENAPGLYFTGFTNPISGMFRELALDAEKIAKAVARRSAAARKSAASR, encoded by the coding sequence ATGGCCGACTCGACTGCTTCTCCGACACACCGCGCGGTGCCGTCCCACGAAGACCGCCCCGTGTACGTCATCGGCGGCGGCCCCGGCGGACTCTCCGCCGCCCACGCCCTGCGCGCCCAGGGCATACGCGCCGTCGTCCTGGAGAAGTCCGACCGTGTCGGGGCGTCCTGGCGGCGGCACTACGACCGGCTCCATCTGCACACCACGCGGCGGCTGTCGGCGCTGCCCGGCCTGCCGATGCCGCGCTCCTTCGGGCGGTGGGTGTCGCGGGACAACGTGGTGCGCTACCTGGAGAAGTACGCCGAACACCACGAGCTGGACGTCGTCACCGGCGTCGAGGTCTCGCGGATCGAGCCCGCCCCGGACGGCTCCGGCTGGCTGCTGCACGCCACCGGCGGCCGTGAGCTGACCGGCAGCGCGGTCGTCGTCGCCACCGGCTACAACCACACACCCCACGTGCCCGACTGGCCCGGCCGCGACTCCTACACCGGCGAACTGCTGCACGCCGGCGAGTACCGCAACGCCAAGCCGTTCGCCGGCCACGACGTCCTCGTCGTCGGCGTCGGCAACACCGGCGCCGAGATCGCCGTCGACCTCGTCGAGGGCGGCGCCTCGCGGGTGCGGCTCGCGGTGCGCACGGCGCCGCACATCGTGCGCCGCTCGACGGCCGGCTGGGCCGCCCAGTTCACCGGCATCCTCGTACGGCGACTGCCCGTCCGCCTCGTCGACCGGCTCGCCGGGCCGATGGCGAAGCTCAGCGTCCCGGACCTGTCGGCGCAGGGGCTGCCCCGCCCCGACACCGGCCTCTACTCCCGCGTCAACGAGGGCTCGATCCCCGTCCAGGACGTCGGCCTCATCGACGCCGTGCGCAAGGGCAGCGTCGAGGTCGTCGCCGCCGTCGACGGCTTCGAGGACGGCAAGGTACTGCTGGCCGACGGCAGCCGCATCGGCCCAGAGACCGTCATCGCCGCCACCGGCTATCTGCGTGCGCTGGAGGACGTCGTCGGCCACCTCGGCGTCCTCGACGAGCGCGGCCGTCCGGTCGTGCACGGCGCCCGCACCCCGGAGAACGCCCCCGGCCTCTACTTCACGGGCTTCACCAACCCCATCAGCGGCATGTTCCGCGAACTCGCCCTCGACGCCGAGAAGATCGCCAAGGCGGTCGCCCGGCGCTCGGCGGCGGCCCGCAAGTCCGCGGCCTCGCGCTGA
- a CDS encoding DoxX family protein produces MDAIWLSGAEWLAVLRIGLGLWWLESWRHKDKKSWFEGGGIAWAADVAAKHKWNAVRSGFDVVVSPRPKTMAYVVLYAELALGLGLIGGLLTPVALIGGLLLNLLYLVLMIHDWAEQGQNSMMALISVVALFGMSWQTWSLDSAFGLFP; encoded by the coding sequence ATGGACGCGATCTGGCTCAGCGGTGCGGAATGGCTGGCCGTGCTCCGTATCGGGCTCGGGCTGTGGTGGCTGGAGAGCTGGCGGCACAAGGACAAGAAGAGCTGGTTCGAGGGCGGCGGCATCGCGTGGGCGGCGGACGTCGCCGCGAAGCACAAGTGGAACGCGGTCCGCAGCGGCTTCGACGTGGTCGTCTCGCCGCGCCCGAAGACGATGGCGTACGTCGTCCTCTACGCCGAACTCGCCCTGGGACTCGGCCTGATCGGGGGCCTCCTCACCCCGGTCGCCCTGATCGGCGGTCTCCTCCTCAACCTCCTCTACCTCGTCCTCATGATCCACGACTGGGCCGAGCAGGGGCAGAACTCCATGATGGCGCTGATCTCCGTCGTCGCGCTGTTCGGGATGTCCTGGCAGACCTGGTCGCTGGACAGCGCGTTCGGGCTGTTCCCGTGA